Proteins from one Candidatus Cloacimonas sp. genomic window:
- a CDS encoding SUMF1/EgtB/PvdO family nonheme iron enzyme: MKYAVSVLLLIICLSPLGGMRKALVIGNANYQEQVLRNSVNDATDVYNVLKEIGFSVTLHTDLNREGFYNAIGDFVTTLTPSDEVVFFFSGHAAQIEGKNYLIPVNEYIVSATRCAYLSYDTSMLLEELSRAGVSIVILDACRDNPFSFSRSIRSGLAPMTVSAGSQCVIFATGQGKTAADGEGRNSPFTESLLSNIKTPGIKITDFIQKITNDVAIKTQEKQIPYSTGTLRQDFFFVKAEPITPIAPYSPPPVPQEPKPIVPQEYGSVKVKTSFGGDLYVDSELRQSLFAGDQAIVKDIPVGEHELMLKNPRDTIIRRVRVVKNQVLMLDFDAPDTYIEEPKAIPEQEPAYPNQQNMPKDNKATEINTFSPLPPPTNKVTTGNGILIIQSPYTVDFFLGGKFYGKVEAKKAQKYVSVQAGTYTAEAIYRNSYYRKDIKVYNRETTKITLTTDNFSDISDGLFYISGGTFQMGTHFLNRNEDERPRHEVQLPPFMMSKTEIGQKLWTEVMGYNPSENKGDNLPVTNVSFYEAVQFCNNLSSRSGLTPCYKIDKTKPDPDNLSNLDTLRYIVTCDWNASGYRLPTEAEWEYAARGGDILNKLQFAGSNDVSEVSWNIRNSENKTHPAGTKTPNQYGLYDLSGNVYEWCWDYYSQYYREKMFHPKGSEKGVYRIARGGSFNSEIDACSITARGGFAPNFKGNNLGFRVARNFH, encoded by the coding sequence ATGAAATATGCAGTATCAGTTCTGCTGCTTATTATCTGCTTGAGTCCCTTAGGGGGTATGCGCAAGGCATTAGTAATTGGCAATGCCAATTATCAGGAGCAGGTTTTGCGTAATTCCGTAAATGATGCTACGGATGTATATAATGTTCTGAAAGAGATAGGTTTTAGCGTTACATTACATACCGATCTTAATCGTGAGGGTTTTTACAATGCAATAGGCGATTTTGTTACTACGCTTACTCCTTCTGATGAAGTGGTCTTTTTTTTCAGTGGTCATGCCGCTCAAATTGAAGGCAAGAATTATCTTATTCCGGTGAATGAATATATTGTCTCAGCAACGCGTTGCGCTTATCTTTCTTATGATACTTCAATGCTTTTGGAGGAACTTAGCAGAGCCGGGGTCAGCATTGTGATTTTAGATGCCTGCAGAGATAATCCCTTTTCTTTTTCGCGTTCCATTAGAAGCGGTTTAGCTCCGATGACAGTTTCCGCCGGTTCGCAATGTGTAATTTTTGCTACGGGACAAGGAAAAACTGCGGCTGATGGAGAGGGCAGAAACAGTCCTTTCACGGAATCCCTGCTTTCCAACATTAAAACACCTGGTATTAAAATTACGGACTTCATTCAAAAAATAACCAATGATGTAGCCATTAAAACGCAGGAAAAGCAAATTCCTTACAGCACGGGAACTTTGAGGCAGGATTTTTTCTTTGTTAAAGCGGAGCCCATTACTCCGATTGCTCCTTATTCTCCACCTCCAGTTCCGCAAGAGCCAAAACCGATTGTGCCTCAAGAATATGGAAGTGTAAAAGTGAAAACCTCTTTCGGGGGCGATTTGTATGTTGATAGTGAACTCCGGCAGAGTTTATTTGCCGGCGATCAGGCAATCGTTAAAGATATTCCTGTGGGTGAGCATGAACTTATGCTTAAAAATCCCCGGGATACAATTATCCGGAGAGTTCGGGTGGTTAAAAATCAAGTTCTGATGCTGGATTTTGATGCTCCCGATACTTACATAGAAGAGCCCAAAGCAATTCCTGAGCAAGAACCAGCTTATCCCAATCAGCAAAATATGCCTAAAGATAATAAGGCAACAGAAATAAATACTTTTTCTCCCTTGCCCCCACCCACAAATAAGGTCACAACCGGCAACGGTATTTTGATTATTCAAAGCCCTTATACCGTTGATTTTTTTTTAGGGGGTAAGTTCTATGGCAAAGTGGAGGCAAAAAAAGCCCAAAAATATGTCTCCGTTCAGGCAGGAACATACACCGCAGAAGCAATTTACCGAAACAGTTACTACCGAAAAGACATTAAAGTTTACAATCGTGAGACCACGAAAATCACTCTCACTACAGACAATTTTTCCGATATTTCGGATGGCTTGTTCTATATTTCAGGGGGAACTTTTCAGATGGGAACCCATTTTCTCAATCGTAATGAAGATGAACGCCCCCGGCATGAAGTTCAGCTTCCCCCTTTTATGATGAGCAAAACGGAAATCGGACAGAAATTATGGACAGAAGTTATGGGCTATAACCCTTCTGAAAATAAAGGTGACAATTTACCCGTTACCAATGTATCTTTTTATGAAGCGGTGCAATTCTGTAATAACCTTAGTTCCCGTAGCGGTTTAACTCCCTGTTATAAAATTGATAAGACCAAGCCCGATCCGGATAATCTAAGCAATTTGGATACTTTGCGTTATATTGTTACCTGTGATTGGAATGCCTCCGGTTATCGTTTACCTACCGAAGCAGAATGGGAATATGCTGCCCGGGGTGGAGATATTTTGAATAAATTACAATTTGCAGGCAGTAACGATGTATCCGAGGTCTCCTGGAATATCCGCAACAGTGAAAATAAAACTCATCCTGCAGGAACCAAAACTCCCAATCAATATGGCTTATATGACCTTAGCGGTAATGTTTATGAATGGTGCTGGGATTATTACAGCCAATACTACAGAGAAAAAATGTTCCATCCCAAAGGTTCTGAAAAAGGTGTTTATCGCATTGCCCGAGGGGGCAGTTTTAATAGTGAAATTGATGCTTGTTCCATCACTGCGCGCGGAGGTTTTGCTCCCAATTTTAAAGGCAACAATCTGGGCTTTCGGGTAGCGAGAAATTTTCATTAG